In Zingiber officinale cultivar Zhangliang chromosome 1A, Zo_v1.1, whole genome shotgun sequence, the DNA window CTAGCACCCCAGTACGGCCCATTTAGGTGCTACCTCAATCTTCCAGGCCGGCCATGTGCGTGCTCGACACGAAGTCAGCAATGGGGCTTTATTTGATccgtaatttatttatttattttattttgtatttttaaaacaaaaaaattaaacgtGACAATGACGATGTAACAAAATTAAGTAGGACAGAAATCTAAAGAGGTTTTTTTTAATCATCACATGAGaggtttttttgtttgtttttttaatcAAAACCTTATAAAATTACATACAGTATCCAGTATTAATATCTCCTATCATAATTTGTAACTAATACAATATTATTGATGAGAATAAATCCAAATTGCAACTGTTATGATTTATTAGATgaacaaattaaatttatattgtaaCAATTGTGAAATTAACACTTACAacgtaaatatttttaaatagattaaatCAGTGTTTTCTGTAGCGGTTATGTACAACACAACCTTATCCTTTTGATATAACTGACCTACCGGTTCAAGGTTTACTGAAAGGCAATTGTATTATTTTATAGTCTAGGGATGTAATCAAGTCGAActtttggatgtttgagtttgattcgtttataatcgagccgaactcgagttttatttaacaaatatattcatggctcacgagcttattcgagcttttatcgagcctaacgagcttaataaatataaattataaatttaaatattcattaaaaattaaattatatattttaaaaaaatataatattcttgttaaaatttataattttattctaataaataaatttaatatatttatctatatttttcataagtagagtgtaaaatctataaattcaatatcaaaattattatttttttatttaaaagttgatttatgagcttaacgaacatgttcacgagctcacgaaccgaatattgtgaagcttgaactttatttatttatcataacaagcctcattaaacgaacttttatcgaatcgagattCGAATAGTTCACGAACGACTTGGCTCATTTGCACTCCTATTTATAGGGGAACCCATGGAATAGGATTATTTACTTTGGCGCTGAGACAAAAGTATACACTATTTTGCTATATCAAAAAACAAGATACTGAAAGAGAGTTCAAGAATGCCTTGTGACAGAGCATGAACGAGAATTCTGTGGACCCAAACCTGCTTATGAAAGAGTTTATCATCTTTCAGTGGGTATCGTCGTCTTGTAGTGTAACAAGAATCCCATGGATTCAAACTTTGCTCGTGAAAGGGTTCTCATCTTTCGGTGCATGTCATCGAGGCATCGAGTTTAAATCTCTAGAAAACATAGCAGAAACATAAGAAAATCTGCTTTCACAACAGTTGCTGTGCAAAGCATGTAGAGGATTTACTTAAAGCCGTTTCACTTACATCAAGTAAATGGGCAAATGAAACATGCATTTCATCGACAAAAGATTTAGATGCTGGGAAGTACAGACTACGGAGAGGCTTCACATCAGGAGGGAGTTTGAGATGGTGTGGGAGTTTGATTGACTACTGCAGTCTTTATTTCATATTGCTTCGCAAACACTTCCTCCCTTTGGGGGCGGTTTGCATACAAGAACCAGAAGATGAGGCAGAGCATGACCCCCGTGGAGATGAGGCCTAGTCCAGCATTCACAACCCGGAGATCAAGCTCCAGCTGGGGGCAGAAGAAAGTTGTGATCGCGTCGAAAGTTTCTTTCACGAACTGGCAATTCTGAAGGCTCAGCAAGAATGGTGTGTAGTGATCGAGGGCATAACTAACATTTACAGCTGCAACCAACTGCTGGTAAATGTCGGGGGTCACCCTTCCGACTGTGACACAGAGTCCTGATTCAGAGACAGCACAAGTGTAGTTTTGCCAAACCTGACATTGTCCACAGACAGATAGAATATGAGCTAATAGACGGAGAGTTCATATTATCTTTGATAGAATGTTGGAAACCTTAGAACTAATTAGATACGAATGCACTAAATGTAGAAGGAAATAATCTGCATATGTACCGTTGAAGCATTCACCAGTGAAACCTCTTCAGGTGTGCACTGTCGGTCGTGCAGGTTAGAATCATAAGGAGAGCAGAGAGATGGCATCAGAGGACCAGATTGGTTGTAATGCACAGATGTAGCTTGAGAATATATTGCAGTGTTGACAACGCCAACAAGCTGGACGATGACATCTTTACTCTGGTACAATGTCAGATTTGTTGTTTGCTCGTCAACACAAGGGAGAATGCTACTAAGTGAGGTCTCTGCTTGAGAATTGTGGACCCATTCACCCATAGCCACACAAGCATCCCCAACGGCACTGAGACAAAATGATAGAATTTTCAAATTTCAGCTTAGTTGGGAACTAGCCGAGTCTACTCAGACAACTAATGAATTCTTGCATGtggaaaagaaaaacatataaCAGACTAGCTAGTGTCTATAATCTTCCTTGTAGTTCTGTGATCATGAAACCATTCTCCAAAGATTATAAATCAGTTAAATATGAACAAGTGATTTTCATCAGCTAGATTGTCAGAGACATGATATATATTGAATGGATATAAACATTGTCAAATGCATCAGTGCTTGGTTGGAGGGAATGGAAGTGAGGAATGGGAATGGGATTGAAAGTTAATGTTTGGTTTGGGGTATTGATGGTGGGTCCCACGGATTCAAAACTCCCCATTCTCATTCTTTACTTCAATGAATctcattcctattctcattcccTTCCACAAACCAAGCGCACCCTAAACACCAATTTAATTGTTAGGGAAGAACAATTGTTTAACTCGGATAGGAatctttaattaaattgaaaGCATCTAAAATTATCAATATTTCAGgaaataaattgataaaaatgTGTGAAATATATTTTAGTTTTCAATGTTACTCCTAATTGTAGTTGAAAACCGAATTTATTATTTTCCATAGGTATATAACTAAGCAATCATTATAGTCTAAATAACCAGCTACACAGATGCCAATGAAACTAGAAAGATCTTGGTTTATGTATAAATGCTACTAAAAATTCAGCTTTCCATGGTTTAGTGCATCAGGACACCAGCCAGGCACAATCATGGAAGCAAAGTTTAACCCTATGTTTACTTGGGAggacaaaaataaaaaacatttccATGGTGGAAGACTTTTCCCTGTTTATTTTAATGTGACTATCTTTTCTTTTGTTTACCTAATGGGTAGACCGATTTCCACGGTGGAAAGATTTTCATCCGCAAATGATTTTTTGATCATTTTTTCATCAGTCTAAATAGGACGGAAAGCAATTTCCTCCCTCCCAATGGTGCAGTCGAATTTCTCCCAACGATGTCAGAGACATGATATATATTGAATGGATATAAACATTGTCAAATGCATCAGTGCTTGGTTGGAGGGAATGAAAGTGAGGAATGGGAATGAGATTGAAAGTTAATGTTTGGTTTGGGGTATTGATGGTGGGTCCCACGGATTCAAAACTCTCCATTCTCATTCTTTACTTCAATGAATctcattcctattctcattcccTTCCACAAACCAAGCGCACCCTAAACACCAATTTAATTGTTAGGGAAGAACAATTGTTTAACTCAGATAGGAatctttaattaaattgaaaGCATCTAAAATTATCAATATTTCAGgaaataaattgataaaaatgTGTGAAATATATTTTAGTTTTCAATGTTACTCCTAATTGTAGTTGAAAACCGAATTTATTATTTTCCATAGGTATATAACTAAGCAATCATTATAGTCTAAATAACCAGCTACATAGATGCCAATGAAACTAGAAAGATCTTGGTTTATGTATAAATGCTACTAAAAATTCAGCTTTCCATGGTTTAGTGCATCAGGACACCGGCCATGCACAATCATGGAAGCAAAGTTTAACCCTATGTTTACTTGGGAggacaaaaataaaaaacatttccATGGTGGAAGACTTTTCCCTGTTTATTTCAATGTGACTATCTTTTCTTTTGTTTACCTAATGGGCAGACCGATTTCCACGGTGGAAAGATTTTCATCCGCAAATGATTTTTTGATCATTTTTTCATCAGTCTAAATAGGACGGAAAGCAATTTTCTCCCTCCCAATGGTGCAGTCAAATTTCTCCCAACGATGTCAGAGACATGATATATATTGAATGGATATAAACATTGTCAAATGCATCAGTGCTTGGTTGGAGGGAATGGAAGTGAGGAATGGGAATGAGATTGAAAGTTAATGTTTGGTTTGGGGTATTGATGGTGGGTCCCACGGATTCAAAACTCCCCATTCTCATTCTTTACTTCAATGAATctcattcctattctcattcccTTCCACAAACCAAGCGCACCCTAAACACCAATTTAATTGTTAGGGAAGAACAATTGTTTAACTCGGATAGGAatctttaattaaattgaaaGCATCTAAAATTATCAATATTTCAgaaaataaattgataaaaatgTGTGAAATATATTTTAGTTTTCAATGTTACTCCTAATTGTAGTTGAAAACCGAATTTATTATTTTCCATAGGTATATAACTAAGCAATCATTATAGTCTAAATAACCAGCTACACAGATGCCAATGAAACTAGAAAGATCTTGGTTTATGTATAAATGCTACTAAAAATTCAGCTTTCCATGGTTTAGTGCATCAGGACACCGGCCATGCACAATCATGGAAGCAAAGCTTAACCCTATGTTTACTTGGGAggacaaaaataaaaaacatttccATGGTGGATGACTTTTCCCTGTTTATTTCAATGTGACTATCCTTCTTTTGTTTACCTAATGGGCAGACCGATTTCCACGGTGGAAAGATTTTCATCCGCAAATGATTTTTTGATCATTTTTTCATCAGTCTAAATAGGACGGAAAGCAATTTCCTCCCTCCCAATGGTGCAGTCGAATTTCTCCCAACGATGCAGTCGAATTTCTCCCAACTCGTGATTGCGCCTCCTGCAAGCGTGACCGGCAACCGAGGTCCCACTCGGCGACCCTAGTCAGCAGCCTTGCATGGCCGCGGTGGGAGGCCCCATGCAAGGTCGCCTTTCGTGGCTTCTATGGACTGCCACGCGTGATGTCACCTCGTGCGGCCACGATGGGTGGCATTGCGCAAGGTCACCTCTCACGACCACGGTTGGCGGCCCCACGTGAGGTGGCCTCTTGCTATCGCGATTCGTGGCCCTGCGAGAGGTTGCTTCTCTCGGCCGCGGTTGGCAGCCCCGCGCGAGGTCGCCTCTCGCAGTTGGTAGCCCTACGTGAGCTCGCCTTGCTCAATCGTGATCGGCGGCCCCACACTAGGTCACCTCATGCCCCTGCAATTAGGCGCTCCACACAAGATTGCCTCGTGCGGCCATGTGTTGCAGCCCGGCATGAGGTCACCTTGTGTGGCTCCAAAGCCGccattattttcttcttccttcgtatttctctttcacttttcttttctttttgttttctccGTCCCTTCCCTTAGacatttgttttctttcctttccATAGGGATTTTTTTCCACTTTGAATTCCTTCCCCATTCCATGTTTCAGAGTAAACCGGGGTTTCATTTCAACAACCAAAAAGTTAGTCCTTAACATCCTAAAGCAAATCAGTCACTGCCTCATGACAGTAGATTCACCAGAAGTTGAAGCTTCTTTGACAACAAAGCTAGGGCCGGGCCGGTCACTCACCCCAGGCTCGACATTACCcagcctggttaatcatttttttttccttgacaACAAAGCATGGGAAAAGAATATGATACTCACTAAAGTACTGGCCAAAGAAAGCTATTACAAACTGAAATAGCTTGTTGAAGCATAATAAAATGTCATGAAGCAACAAGTTTTGCCTATGCACCAAAATACTTTAATTGGTGTACAAAGTGGAATACAAAatcaagaggttttcttctttgtcCAATGCTCGGTTTCctcttattatttttcaaaaacaagaCAATTCATGTTAAATCATAAGAATAATTACCAAGTAATAAACATGGAAAGTGGTTGTGTGTATCTTACTTGCTGACAATGATAAAAAATCCACAGAGTATGAATGTAACTGCCACAAGCAACCACCCAGTTATgataaatctgaaaattcaaattaaCAGTGTCAGTAATGATGCTCAAAATCTAAATCCAACAAACAAATTTCAAACTACTTTGCAACCAAGAACTCACATGTAGACTGCATGTTTGTGCCCAAGAACCGACAACACTGCAGAAAACAAACCAATGGATGAGTTAATATAGGCATCAAATAAAGTGCAAACAGTAGAAATTTGAAGGTAGAGAACACTAGAAATAAGATGTAAATTTTGCAAAATGAAAATTGATTACATACAGAAACCAATGATGGCTAAAAGAAGCATTATAGCTGCTACCAGGATTAATGTGAAACGTCTGCCATGGCCGACATCAAAGCAAGAAGGCATGTTAGGCATTTTGTGCAAGTATGTTCACCAAATAAACCAGGAAAGAATTTTGGGATCATACATGTTGTCGAAAACTCGTCTTACTTTTGCAGAACTTTCAGCTGTTTCACCTGATAGAGTATTAGCAGCATCATTTAAATCCACATTTAATTTGCCAATCTTGTTCTGAACATCATATGGAAGATAGAGCTGATCCACACTGATTGATTTGGCAAGTGACAGAAAATCTGTGACATTCCTAATGATGTCTACAGTGAAATCTGATTGATTAACAACAAAATTTAAGGTGTCCATTACTTCACCATGGAACTCATCCTGACCAACTGAAAGAAGAACACATCCAATCCTGAGAGAGATACACTAACAGATAAGTTAGAACTTCAAAGAGGTAAAACCAGTACTCATTTTCCTGAGTTGATGTGCTATTTCATTATGTCAATGATTAGCACAAACtcttaaaaaaggaaaaaaagggaggaagaaagaaaataaatgaatTCCAGTTGCATCTTGTTGGTTTTCTGTGGGCATTGAATTTATAGTAGAATAGAAGTTAAGGTCAAACATAAGAGGGTTTTACAATTAGGATGTCAAATAATACCAAGCTATATGAGAGatcacattttaaaaaaaaaaaaatgtggaactgcCACATTAGCGGCTCCCCTAGAGTCGGTcctacggatatggagggaggtaaatgcaggtatataactgaaagcgcatagccgggacgctaaccccaggcaatgacaccccgaggatcgaaccctggacctctCGGCCACGAAACCATGCACCCCcaactgtgctacgccctggggacatgAGAGATCacatttaagaaattatgataggaGGCTATATCCTCATTCGATTTTAACAATTCTCAAAACCAAACACCAGCTGTTGGAAACTAATTATTGCTGTGAGAAAATAGCCTTGAGTGGCCACAAAAGCACATAGAAAAAAGGATATCAATGGCTCCAAAATGCAAAGCAAAAGGATTCAAAACTAGACAACTAAGACTTGAGCTTGAGAGAATTACAATGCTGCGCAAGTGAAAACCAGGAGCAAGACAAGAGACATCTGCCTTAAGAAAATCAATTTTTCCTTGTCAAGTTCAATTCTCCAGCTGCAACATCTTCGTGTAACCAGTGCCAATGCAAACAAGACGAACCATATGAATGCAAGAATAAATCCAGGAGCACCTGTAAATCCAACAGACTGCAAAAgaaaaacagaaataaaataaataaaatcaaataagtgATTCAACGCTATACCTCAGTTATAAATATGCAAGGTTAAGATGCAAGAACTCAAAACTATTGCCATTGATCATGATGTAAGGAAGAAAGGGAACCAGCCAAAGGAAATTCAAGATGCAGCAGATTCTTTCTATAAAGTTAAGGGAAAAGTTAACATGATTGCCAGTGGAGAACTACAATGTGGGAGGCCAATTCACTAGAAAAGGACTAAGCCATTTCAAGTAAGGCTCACTCCTACATAATAATATGACAGTGAAGCCTCTGCCTAACTACATCAGCATCTTTGCAAAGGAACCTATGTCCTTCACTTGCTGTCTCTCATGGTAACAATGATGATCCAGACCCATCTGGTGTCAATCAACCTGCCCAAGGTCCAAGCTCTTTCCTTGGTTAAGCTAATCCACTCAGACTATACAATTAGAAGTCAATTTGTCTCTTATACCATATATATGCAGGATGTCCATTCACTACCACAAACGATCGACCCATTTGGGAAATTCACTCCCAAATGTATGAATTATGGACACAAAGAACCCCTATGCTAGCATGTGGAACTGAGACTTGTCTGTGTCCTCCAAAGTAAGCATGTCTCATGGAAACAACCATCAGACCCACCCCAAACCAGACTAAAACAGCATTTGGAAATTATACAATGGACAAAAAGTTCCTCTGAGTATGCATCTTGGAAAATGCCATGTAACATTAACAACTTCAAGATTAGCTAGCTAACCAAAGGAttgcatgaattaatctagaaaCCAAAAAAGAAAGGGTCAAAAACAAATACATAGGGTGGacctaaagaagaagaaaaaataagcaCAGAACTTGTTAGTGAACAGGTCAATTTCTAGTATTCAAGTTAGACACCCGTGCATAGCAAATTAAACTTATGAGTGGATGCTAGATTTGGTCCATAAGTACTGGAAATCTGTAAATTATTAGCACAGAACAGTTATACATGTCACAAAATTAATGATTGTCAGCCATAGGCTAGTAAAACATCATAATTTCCCTATTAACAGTTTGTCATATTCCTCTTAGCTTTTGCTTTGCAAATGAGTTAATATTGATACTTTCTTGCCCCATATTAATATCTTAGTTTGAACCCATCTTTCCAAGGTCATAATTTTAGTGTTGATTCTATAGTTCATGTTGCAGGAAATGAGCTGATGAAATAAGAATGTACTAAGGTCTAACCTTGCAAGGAAAGTT includes these proteins:
- the LOC122028872 gene encoding uncharacterized protein LOC122028872, whose translation is MAMPIDGGIVLFSLLFLACRPVAAASGASRVIVGGGGISPKSILGGENLAPWANGLLKFSPVASAPAPDGKAPLVLARKRTKRPDMFNSLRMYRDGWDVTNKHYWASVGFTGAPGFILAFIWFVLFALALVTRRCCSWRIELDKEKLIFLRQMSLVLLLVFTCAALIGCVLLSVGQDEFHGEVMDTLNFVVNQSDFTVDIIRNVTDFLSLAKSISVDQLYLPYDVQNKIGKLNVDLNDAANTLSGETAESSAKVRRVFDNIRFTLILVAAIMLLLAIIGFLLSVLGHKHAVYIFIITGWLLVAVTFILCGFFIIVSNAVGDACVAMGEWVHNSQAETSLSSILPCVDEQTTNLTLYQSKDVIVQLVGVVNTAIYSQATSVHYNQSGPLMPSLCSPYDSNLHDRQCTPEEVSLVNASTVWQNYTCAVSESGLCVTVGRVTPDIYQQLVAAVNVSYALDHYTPFLLSLQNCQFVKETFDAITTFFCPQLELDLRVVNAGLGLISTGVMLCLIFWFLYANRPQREEVFAKQYEIKTAVVNQTPTPSQTPS